A stretch of the Nitratifractor salsuginis DSM 16511 genome encodes the following:
- the pglE gene encoding UDP-N-acetylbacillosamine transaminase encodes MSKRLYLSPPHMGGNELRYIQEAFESNYIAPLGAFVDRFEEAVASFSGVKAAAALSSGTAAIHLALRLTGVGEGDRVLASTFTFVGSVAPILYQGAEPVFVDSDKHWNADPKLVEEAILREKPKAFILTHLYGQCAKVDQIAELCEAHGVTLIEDAAESLGATLNGRQSGTFGRFGIYSFNGNKIITTSGGGMLVSDEEEAIAHARKLATQAREPFPWYEHEELGYNYRMSNVLAAIGVGQMEILPERIEEKRQIFEWYREALSDLEGIEWMPEIPGSRGNRWLTTLTLAQGDPMRIIQALEEANIEARLLWKPMHRQPLFAGAKCYGGAVSEELFARGLCLPSGTAMGREDVERVASVLRRELV; translated from the coding sequence ATGTCTAAACGTCTTTACCTCTCTCCTCCTCATATGGGTGGGAATGAACTTCGTTATATCCAAGAGGCTTTCGAAAGCAACTACATCGCGCCGCTGGGGGCCTTCGTGGATCGCTTCGAGGAGGCGGTTGCTTCTTTTTCCGGGGTAAAGGCTGCAGCGGCGCTCTCATCGGGGACGGCGGCGATTCATTTGGCCCTGCGCCTCACCGGAGTGGGAGAGGGGGACCGGGTGCTCGCCTCGACTTTTACGTTTGTCGGATCGGTAGCTCCGATCCTCTATCAGGGGGCCGAGCCGGTCTTTGTCGATTCCGACAAGCATTGGAATGCCGATCCCAAGCTGGTGGAAGAGGCGATCCTGCGGGAGAAACCCAAGGCTTTCATTCTGACCCATCTCTATGGCCAATGTGCCAAGGTAGATCAAATCGCCGAGCTTTGTGAAGCCCACGGAGTCACTCTGATCGAAGATGCGGCCGAAAGCCTGGGGGCTACACTGAATGGACGCCAGAGTGGGACCTTCGGCCGCTTCGGAATCTATTCTTTCAACGGCAACAAGATCATCACCACCAGTGGTGGAGGGATGCTGGTCTCCGATGAAGAAGAGGCGATCGCCCATGCGAGAAAACTTGCCACTCAGGCGAGGGAGCCTTTTCCCTGGTATGAGCACGAAGAATTGGGATACAACTACCGTATGAGCAATGTCCTGGCGGCTATCGGTGTGGGGCAAATGGAAATTTTGCCGGAGCGGATCGAGGAGAAGCGGCAGATCTTCGAGTGGTACCGGGAGGCACTCAGTGATTTGGAGGGGATCGAATGGATGCCTGAGATCCCCGGTAGCCGGGGCAACCGATGGCTGACAACCCTGACCTTGGCCCAGGGGGATCCGATGCGGATCATTCAAGCCTTGGAAGAGGCGAATATCGAGGCGCGTCTTCTCTGGAAACCGATGCACCGCCAGCCCCTCTTCGCCGGGGCAAAATGTTACGGGGGAGCAGTGAGCGAGGAACTTTTCGCACGAGGACTCTGTCTGCCCAGCGGAACCGCGATGGGCCGAGAAGATGTGGAACGGGTGGCGTCGGTCTTGCGGCGGGAGTTGGTATGA
- a CDS encoding sugar transferase, with translation MFTRHKRRIKRLFDLSFSLLLLPALLPVIAVAWVIAALETGENGFFLQERIGEGGRPFRLIKIRTMKQIEGFDSTVTTGIDPRITRSGKIFRRLKIDELPQIFNVLKGEMSLVGPRPDVPGFADRLEGEDRIILSVPPGITGPASLRFRNEEELLARVEDPERHNREVIWPEKVRINRQYLEEWSIRKDLSILWQTIKGGHV, from the coding sequence ATGTTTACACGGCATAAAAGGCGAATTAAAAGGCTCTTTGATTTGTCGTTCTCACTCCTGCTCCTTCCTGCGCTGCTTCCCGTGATTGCTGTGGCGTGGGTCATCGCTGCTCTTGAAACGGGAGAAAACGGGTTTTTCCTTCAGGAGAGGATTGGAGAAGGGGGACGCCCTTTTCGTCTTATCAAGATTAGAACGATGAAGCAAATCGAAGGATTCGATTCGACGGTGACAACCGGGATCGATCCCCGGATTACCCGGAGTGGAAAAATCTTTCGCCGTCTCAAGATCGACGAGTTGCCGCAAATCTTCAATGTCTTAAAAGGGGAGATGAGCCTGGTGGGCCCTCGTCCCGATGTGCCGGGTTTTGCCGATCGATTGGAGGGAGAGGATCGAATCATCCTCTCCGTACCTCCCGGGATCACCGGCCCGGCATCGCTGAGGTTTCGAAACGAGGAGGAGCTTCTGGCCAGAGTAGAAGATCCGGAGCGTCACAATCGCGAAGTGATCTGGCCTGAAAAGGTCCGGATCAACCGTCAATATCTCGAAGAGTGGTCGATCAGGAAAGATTTGTCCATTCTATGGCAGACAATAAAGGGTGGCCATGTCTAA
- a CDS encoding STT3 domain-containing protein — MKFWNESHQGRIHNGKLLLLIAIAYFFSVVVRFIWIQWAIRHPEFFWNGQLMINTNDGYFFASGVQQALYGMHINNPRIPRFWDYGLVAISTWIVKWTHLSLETVILYLSGFISSLVVIPVVLIGSLFGRTLWGFLAALLASITWSYYNRTMFGYYDTDMFSAMAPMFILYFLMKSVVDFRLQTALYAAIAIALYPFLYDQGRAIVFAMGLIYAAYLIWQHRKERVTYESLILVFVALTPFKLPVPWEYGVHLLLIGGLYIFLCRANIPLQKLIWSAGGLFVLFLVLGDVFPLIWHKVQTYVVTGTNTEGKLHFFAVNQTVREAGRIPFEIFADRISGSIPAFFLALIGYLLLLWKYRPFVLSLPLMGIGFFAWWGGLRFTVYAVPVAALAAVYLFVWIGEQLKDRRLALGLPVIATLAMLYPNITHIIGYKVPTVFNRDEVKDLVKLDRNASSRDYTISWWDYGYPIWFYSDTCTLIDGGKHDEDNFIVSKILQTDSPTLAANLARLAVESYVTDPEHRKVAPRIFSKNDPSLLLDRLAADSYPLPKKSREIYLYLPYRMMGIFPTVMLFGDLDLKTGKALRKPLFMTTTPIGGEGDMIRLSNGLLLDLKSGYLLEGREKKIPLKRLAVAALQKDMKIKTETFNYRPEGKYSAVYLKSYRRIILMDNQTFRSLYVQMFMLGNYDDRLFEPVVLSPYTRIYRLKR, encoded by the coding sequence ATGAAATTTTGGAATGAAAGTCACCAAGGAAGAATCCATAATGGGAAATTGCTTTTATTGATAGCGATAGCCTACTTCTTTAGTGTGGTCGTACGTTTTATATGGATACAGTGGGCCATCCGGCATCCCGAGTTTTTCTGGAATGGTCAATTGATGATCAATACCAACGACGGTTATTTCTTTGCTTCGGGAGTGCAGCAAGCACTCTATGGAATGCATATAAATAACCCGAGAATTCCCCGGTTCTGGGATTACGGCCTTGTGGCGATCAGTACGTGGATCGTCAAATGGACCCATTTAAGTCTAGAGACGGTTATTCTCTACCTTTCCGGTTTCATTTCTTCATTGGTTGTCATCCCTGTGGTCCTCATCGGAAGCTTGTTCGGCCGGACTCTTTGGGGATTTTTGGCGGCTTTGCTGGCTTCGATCACCTGGAGTTACTACAACCGCACGATGTTCGGTTATTACGATACAGATATGTTCAGCGCTATGGCGCCGATGTTCATTCTCTATTTTTTGATGAAGAGTGTTGTCGACTTTCGGCTTCAGACTGCCCTTTACGCTGCGATCGCTATTGCTCTTTATCCTTTTCTCTATGATCAGGGGAGGGCGATCGTTTTCGCGATGGGCTTGATTTATGCCGCCTATCTCATTTGGCAGCATCGAAAAGAGCGGGTGACCTATGAATCTCTGATCCTTGTCTTCGTTGCTCTGACCCCGTTCAAACTTCCGGTTCCCTGGGAGTATGGGGTTCATCTGCTCCTGATCGGAGGGCTCTATATTTTTCTGTGCCGGGCGAACATTCCACTTCAAAAACTCATTTGGAGTGCTGGGGGACTTTTTGTGCTCTTTCTGGTCCTGGGGGATGTCTTCCCTCTGATCTGGCACAAGGTCCAAACCTATGTGGTTACCGGAACCAATACCGAAGGGAAACTACACTTCTTTGCGGTCAATCAGACGGTTCGGGAGGCCGGGAGGATCCCCTTTGAAATTTTTGCCGATCGTATCAGCGGATCGATTCCTGCCTTTTTCCTCGCGCTGATCGGTTATTTGCTGCTGCTTTGGAAATATCGGCCTTTCGTTTTATCGTTGCCATTGATGGGAATCGGCTTCTTTGCCTGGTGGGGTGGTTTGCGTTTTACCGTTTATGCGGTTCCTGTGGCGGCATTGGCGGCGGTTTATCTCTTTGTGTGGATTGGAGAGCAGCTCAAAGATCGTCGCCTGGCACTCGGACTGCCTGTTATTGCCACACTCGCGATGCTTTACCCCAATATTACACATATCATCGGATATAAAGTCCCTACAGTGTTTAACCGGGACGAGGTGAAAGATTTGGTGAAACTGGATCGGAATGCCTCTTCCCGGGACTATACGATTTCTTGGTGGGATTATGGCTATCCGATCTGGTTCTACTCCGATACCTGTACGCTCATCGATGGCGGGAAACACGACGAAGACAATTTTATCGTTTCGAAAATCCTTCAGACCGATTCTCCGACTTTGGCGGCGAATTTGGCACGCTTGGCAGTTGAGAGTTATGTCACGGACCCCGAACATCGAAAAGTGGCCCCTAGGATTTTTTCCAAGAATGATCCGAGCCTGCTACTCGACCGTTTGGCTGCCGATTCGTATCCCCTTCCAAAAAAGAGTCGGGAAATCTATCTCTATCTTCCCTATCGGATGATGGGGATCTTCCCGACGGTTATGCTCTTCGGCGACCTGGATCTGAAGACAGGAAAAGCTCTGAGGAAACCTTTGTTTATGACGACGACCCCTATTGGAGGGGAGGGAGATATGATCCGACTCTCCAATGGCCTTCTCCTTGATCTGAAATCGGGATATCTTCTTGAGGGGCGAGAGAAAAAGATTCCGTTAAAACGTTTGGCAGTAGCGGCCCTGCAGAAGGACATGAAGATCAAGACAGAGACCTTTAACTATCGTCCGGAGGGGAAATACAGTGCCGTTTATCTGAAGAGCTACCGCCGGATCATTTTGATGGACAATCAAACCTTTAGGTCGCTCTATGTGCAAATGTTTATGTTGGGCAATTATGATGATCGTTTGTTCGAGCCGGTTGTTCTTTCTCCCTATACCCGGATCTATCGTCTCAAGAGGTGA
- a CDS encoding glycosyltransferase, whose amino-acid sequence MSVYKGDSLPLLRESLGSLYEQTIKADIHIWIDGQINENIKNFLYSEFKKGNIKFIGENKKNLGLAYSLNSLLKLAVDKYKYIARMDADDISMPYRIEKQFNFMEAHPDIDVVGGYIEEFSDDGEYIKKVTYPLTHDEMYCFFKKRVPLAHVTAFYRRTFFEKAGFYPTKSLRNEDTLMWMKGFEDGCRFANIPEVLVRVRVSPSFFDRRGGIKKAWRDFRDRIEVIRTLGYNFDAYLYALALFLVNISPGSVKRYLYKRLR is encoded by the coding sequence ATGAGCGTTTATAAAGGGGACAGCTTGCCTCTTCTAAGAGAATCATTAGGAAGCCTATATGAGCAGACCATTAAAGCCGATATCCATATATGGATTGATGGTCAAATTAATGAAAATATAAAAAATTTCCTTTATTCTGAATTTAAAAAAGGAAATATTAAATTTATTGGAGAAAATAAAAAAAATCTTGGTTTGGCTTATAGCCTCAACAGTTTACTTAAGTTGGCTGTAGATAAATATAAGTATATTGCCAGAATGGACGCAGATGATATATCTATGCCTTACCGTATAGAAAAACAGTTTAATTTTATGGAGGCTCATCCTGATATCGACGTAGTGGGGGGATATATTGAGGAGTTTTCTGATGATGGTGAGTACATAAAAAAGGTAACCTATCCTCTGACTCACGATGAAATGTATTGTTTTTTCAAAAAGAGGGTGCCATTGGCGCATGTCACCGCTTTCTACCGTCGCACATTTTTCGAAAAAGCGGGGTTCTACCCCACGAAATCACTGCGGAATGAAGATACCTTAATGTGGATGAAGGGTTTTGAGGATGGATGTCGTTTCGCCAATATCCCCGAGGTGCTTGTTCGGGTTCGGGTCAGCCCCTCTTTTTTTGACCGCAGGGGAGGCATCAAGAAGGCTTGGCGTGATTTTCGTGACCGAATCGAAGTAATACGGACGCTAGGCTATAATTTTGATGCTTATCTTTATGCCTTGGCTCTTTTTCTGGTCAATATCTCTCCAGGAAGTGTCAAACGATATTTATACAAGAGGCTACGATGA
- a CDS encoding Stealth CR1 domain-containing protein: protein MSDEIDFVLPWVDANDKDWQKSKDYYSPDLCNMYDNDKGIIRYRDTKTLKYALRSIEKYCPWYNKIHLITNGQKPEWLNFDHPKINLIIHEELYFDKTHLPTFNSSSIEMNLANLKNVSEKFIYLNDDFLIFNRLTKDRFFVDDKPVDFLVHGWIPRNRIYQFLRDDSSWVKSLNNNIKLINSITTPSKIKDKRNVFFNPTYSMKDKISNFLLLNLYRRYFFISHWHNAQPYTLSVLKEVYERFKKPMLECSKNRFRSDNDLTQYLYRYYHLATGKFYPYKYNDFYYANITSYTALESILEELKDANFNFVSIYDNYRDEESDDILKKLTNFLEDKFPEKASFEL from the coding sequence ATGTCTGACGAAATAGATTTTGTATTGCCTTGGGTTGATGCAAATGATAAGGATTGGCAAAAATCAAAAGACTATTATTCTCCTGATTTGTGCAATATGTATGATAATGATAAAGGTATCATTAGATACAGGGACACAAAGACACTTAAATATGCCTTGAGAAGTATAGAAAAATATTGCCCTTGGTATAATAAAATACATTTGATAACAAATGGGCAGAAGCCGGAATGGTTGAATTTCGATCATCCGAAAATAAATCTTATAATACATGAAGAATTGTATTTTGATAAAACCCATTTACCTACTTTCAATTCTTCTTCAATAGAAATGAATTTGGCAAACCTAAAAAATGTCAGTGAAAAGTTTATTTATTTAAATGATGATTTTCTTATATTTAATAGACTTACTAAAGATAGATTTTTTGTGGATGATAAACCTGTTGATTTTCTGGTGCACGGCTGGATTCCGAGAAATAGGATATATCAATTTTTAAGAGATGACTCAAGCTGGGTAAAATCCCTTAATAATAATATTAAACTAATAAATTCTATAACCACCCCAAGTAAAATAAAAGACAAGAGGAATGTATTTTTTAATCCTACTTATTCCATGAAGGATAAAATAAGTAATTTTCTATTACTTAACTTATATAGGAGATATTTTTTTATATCCCACTGGCATAATGCACAGCCATACACTCTCTCAGTTCTCAAAGAGGTCTATGAAAGATTCAAAAAACCCATGCTTGAGTGTTCCAAGAATAGATTTAGGAGCGACAATGATTTAACTCAATATCTTTATAGATATTATCATTTAGCAACCGGAAAATTTTATCCATATAAATATAATGATTTTTACTATGCCAATATCACTTCTTATACAGCTCTTGAGTCCATCTTGGAAGAATTAAAAGATGCTAATTTTAATTTTGTTTCTATTTATGACAACTATAGAGATGAAGAGTCTGATGATATTTTAAAGAAATTGACAAATTTTTTAGAAGATAAATTCCCAGAGAAAGCAAGTTTTGAATTATGA
- a CDS encoding glycosyltransferase family 4 protein — MRIAFVVPSLIRSGPIKVVHQLAHGLASEHEVVVFYLEERTDREKLDFSVPTKKLSFFSPLDFSNFDIVHSHTIKADLFVAIHRKNFSSTKTVTTLHNYAKEDLLFSYGKVKGGLLLWLWEWATNGYDRIVVLSHHAESYYRKLWQKRDYYCIYNGVECPSPISDKKKIYTEKRVRIGVIASAGGLNRRKGVDQIIRALTKLPRYELHVAGARTEETRSLEALAETLGVKKRVLFHGYVSDIASFIAEIDFFIVASRSEGFPLALQEIACKGKPLICSDIPLFREIFTEDEVRFFELENIESLVRAIDGYEQVGAGYAQKAHSRYLAEYTPQKMVENYLRIYEELMK, encoded by the coding sequence ATGAGAATTGCTTTTGTCGTTCCCTCTCTGATTCGAAGCGGGCCCATCAAGGTGGTCCATCAACTCGCTCATGGTCTGGCTTCGGAACATGAAGTAGTTGTTTTCTATCTGGAAGAGCGCACGGACAGGGAGAAGCTTGATTTTTCTGTACCGACAAAAAAACTCTCTTTTTTCTCGCCTCTAGATTTTTCGAATTTCGATATTGTCCATTCACACACGATCAAGGCAGATCTTTTCGTCGCAATACACCGAAAAAATTTTAGCAGCACAAAAACCGTTACCACTTTACATAATTATGCAAAAGAAGATCTGTTATTTTCTTATGGGAAAGTGAAGGGAGGGTTGCTCCTTTGGCTTTGGGAATGGGCTACAAACGGGTATGATCGAATCGTTGTTCTTTCTCACCATGCTGAATCCTATTATCGTAAGCTCTGGCAAAAGCGAGATTATTATTGCATCTATAATGGAGTTGAGTGTCCTTCCCCTATTAGTGATAAAAAAAAGATATACACTGAGAAGAGGGTGCGTATCGGAGTTATCGCTTCTGCAGGGGGGCTTAACCGGAGAAAAGGAGTCGATCAGATTATCCGGGCATTGACAAAGCTCCCTCGCTATGAGCTTCACGTAGCTGGGGCCAGAACGGAAGAGACCAGGAGTCTTGAAGCACTTGCCGAAACACTTGGAGTAAAAAAGAGAGTTCTGTTTCACGGATATGTCAGCGATATCGCTTCGTTCATTGCCGAGATAGATTTTTTTATCGTTGCTTCCCGCTCTGAGGGCTTTCCTTTGGCACTTCAGGAGATCGCTTGCAAGGGAAAGCCGCTTATATGTTCGGATATTCCCCTCTTTCGGGAGATCTTTACCGAAGATGAGGTGCGTTTTTTTGAATTGGAAAATATTGAAAGTCTTGTGCGGGCTATCGATGGATATGAACAGGTGGGGGCAGGATATGCTCAAAAAGCACATTCCCGTTATTTGGCGGAATATACACCTCAAAAAATGGTCGAGAATTATCTGCGAATATATGAGGAGCTGATGAAATGA
- a CDS encoding Stealth CR1 domain-containing protein codes for MSNIDFVLLWVDGNDPEWQKDRERFSGENGDNRNIRFRDWQNLKYIFRAFEKFTPWVRKIHFVSYGHLPTWLNREHPKINIVNHQDYIDKEYLPVFNANPLEISMHKIRDLSEQFVYFNDDTFIIKAVKEERFFKWGLPRDVAVSNALSSSIGVGHFVLNAVEILNRHFSKHQAIKENLPKWFSLLYGKEMIRNAALLPWPRFTGFVDPHMPQPFLKSTFKEVWDLERDRLEKTMRSRFRDCEDVNQYLFRYWQLAKGNFIPVSMKDTKYLTLTPEGIERGELEEALLSGRYRMVCLNDSEAIGEEESFEWAKKRVIEIFDKLLPEPSSFEVDQ; via the coding sequence TTGAGTAACATAGATTTTGTTCTCTTGTGGGTGGATGGTAACGATCCTGAGTGGCAAAAAGATAGAGAAAGATTTTCAGGGGAAAATGGAGATAACCGTAATATTCGTTTCAGAGATTGGCAAAATCTTAAATACATCTTCAGGGCATTTGAAAAGTTCACACCTTGGGTAAGAAAGATACACTTTGTCAGTTACGGTCATCTGCCTACTTGGTTAAATAGAGAACACCCCAAAATCAACATTGTCAATCATCAGGACTATATTGACAAAGAATATCTCCCGGTATTTAATGCCAACCCTTTGGAAATATCTATGCATAAAATCAGAGATTTATCTGAACAATTTGTTTACTTCAATGATGATACATTCATTATAAAGGCTGTAAAAGAGGAGAGATTCTTCAAATGGGGGTTGCCACGTGATGTGGCAGTCAGTAATGCACTCTCATCCTCAATAGGTGTAGGGCATTTTGTATTAAATGCCGTGGAGATACTTAATAGACATTTCAGCAAACATCAGGCGATAAAAGAGAACTTGCCCAAGTGGTTTTCTCTCTTGTATGGGAAAGAGATGATCCGGAATGCGGCATTACTCCCCTGGCCCAGATTTACAGGATTTGTAGATCCTCATATGCCTCAGCCCTTTCTTAAGTCAACTTTTAAAGAAGTGTGGGATTTGGAGAGGGACAGACTGGAGAAAACTATGCGATCCCGTTTTCGAGATTGTGAAGATGTCAATCAATACCTTTTTCGTTATTGGCAGCTTGCAAAAGGAAATTTTATTCCTGTTTCTATGAAAGATACGAAGTATCTAACCTTAACACCCGAAGGGATTGAACGAGGAGAGCTGGAAGAGGCATTGCTCTCGGGAAGATACCGAATGGTATGTCTTAACGACAGCGAAGCTATTGGGGAGGAAGAATCATTCGAGTGGGCCAAAAAAAGGGTCATTGAGATTTTTGACAAGCTTTTGCCTGAGCCATCATCATTTGAGGTGGATCAATGA
- a CDS encoding glycosyltransferase, which translates to MNRRTLSPLVTVLMPVYNGEKYLKQAIESILNQTFSDFEFIIVDDGSTDGSAKIVTSYNDPRIRYVRNKKNMGIVYSLNLGTDLARGKYIARMDADDISLPERLERQIHVLKEDNTKVLFSTIRLIDEHNRFIGIWQDDKNCRKLNELIEMLPVRNCLAHPTLMTEASLLKRYRYNRYAKHAEDYNLWLRMISDGIKYVKIDEELLYYRVHQDSITKSQSRDQISSYKKNILAKFWHLLYKIKKISINAFDWRVAKYLIVDIGNMSKEILKEPLKNILMMMGRYGWYLYPMHIDTDILFVFNTCDMGGAEKVHSEILKVAQKHKSITLLTSKSRDRHFCNEYRRLTQLIDLSWLSNYILGRWLVAGYMQIMIENSNLKILFGSRSGLFYDVLNTRIYDKLKVIELFHAMDGNLEYYSIYKSDLIDTHIFIDEGTKENYSYLMEKLGIDPKMKNKNILIENGVSIRNLVDSHQDKKSLKVLYVGRDAPVKRLHLIRDVAKKLKDISFKFVGVSPNHMDSKNIDAIGKVYDLDPYYSDADILLMTSSREGFPMAIMEAMAHGVVVISTDVGGISKHVKNAYNGFLIKGDDEKMIIEDAVSIIGSLDRDRDKLKSMSIYAYEYAKKHFDIKHFYKKYESLFEDALYGASLE; encoded by the coding sequence ATGAACCGTAGAACCCTTTCCCCTTTGGTGACTGTGCTGATGCCAGTTTATAATGGAGAAAAATATCTTAAGCAGGCTATTGAAAGTATATTGAATCAGACATTTTCCGATTTTGAGTTTATTATTGTGGATGATGGTTCAACGGATGGTTCAGCCAAGATTGTTACCAGTTACAATGACCCTAGAATTAGATACGTGAGAAATAAAAAGAACATGGGGATTGTTTACTCCTTGAATTTAGGTACTGATCTGGCGAGGGGGAAATATATAGCGCGGATGGATGCAGATGATATTTCTCTACCGGAAAGATTGGAAAGACAGATCCATGTTTTAAAAGAAGATAATACAAAAGTATTATTTTCAACGATTAGACTTATAGATGAGCATAATAGATTTATAGGAATTTGGCAAGATGATAAAAATTGTAGAAAATTGAATGAACTTATTGAGATGCTACCTGTCAGAAATTGCTTAGCGCATCCAACCTTGATGACAGAGGCTTCATTGCTGAAGCGTTATCGATATAATCGATATGCAAAACATGCTGAAGATTATAATTTGTGGTTGCGAATGATTTCTGATGGTATTAAATATGTGAAAATTGATGAAGAACTCCTCTATTATCGTGTGCATCAAGATTCAATTACCAAATCTCAAAGTAGGGATCAAATATCAAGTTACAAAAAGAACATATTAGCCAAATTTTGGCACTTACTATACAAGATAAAAAAAATCTCCATCAATGCTTTCGACTGGAGGGTCGCTAAATATTTGATCGTGGATATAGGTAATATGTCGAAAGAAATATTAAAAGAGCCTTTGAAAAATATATTGATGATGATGGGGAGATATGGTTGGTACCTATATCCAATGCACATCGATACGGATATATTGTTTGTTTTTAATACGTGCGATATGGGGGGTGCAGAAAAGGTACATTCGGAAATATTAAAGGTGGCTCAGAAACATAAAAGCATTACCCTGTTGACGAGTAAAAGCAGGGATAGACATTTTTGTAATGAATATAGACGATTGACACAATTGATAGATTTGTCCTGGTTGTCGAATTATATTTTGGGGAGATGGCTCGTTGCGGGATATATGCAAATAATGATTGAAAACTCGAATTTAAAAATATTATTTGGCTCCCGTAGTGGCCTTTTTTACGATGTTTTAAATACAAGAATTTATGACAAATTAAAAGTAATAGAATTGTTTCATGCAATGGATGGTAATCTTGAATATTATTCTATCTACAAAAGTGACTTGATCGATACACATATATTTATTGATGAGGGTACAAAAGAAAATTATTCCTATTTAATGGAAAAGCTTGGAATCGACCCTAAGATGAAAAATAAGAATATTTTGATAGAAAATGGTGTATCTATTCGTAATTTAGTGGATTCGCATCAAGATAAAAAGTCTTTGAAGGTTCTATATGTTGGAAGAGATGCCCCTGTAAAACGGTTGCATCTTATTCGGGATGTTGCAAAAAAATTAAAGGATATCTCATTTAAATTCGTAGGAGTTTCTCCTAATCATATGGACAGTAAAAATATAGATGCTATTGGAAAAGTCTACGATCTTGATCCATATTATTCTGATGCGGATATTCTACTGATGACATCAAGTAGAGAAGGGTTCCCAATGGCTATTATGGAGGCGATGGCACATGGAGTCGTCGTCATTTCAACAGATGTTGGTGGGATCTCGAAGCATGTAAAAAATGCGTATAATGGTTTTCTGATCAAAGGAGATGACGAGAAGATGATCATTGAAGATGCGGTGTCCATTATTGGATCCTTGGATCGAGATAGAGATAAACTGAAGAGTATGTCAATCTATGCCTATGAGTATGCCAAAAAACATTTCGATATAAAGCATTTTTACAAAAAATATGAATCTTTGTTCGAAGATGCTCTTTACGGAGCGAGTCTTGAGTAA